A region from the Flavobacterium enshiense genome encodes:
- a CDS encoding CYTH domain-containing protein produces the protein MQETERKFLVVSDGFKAAAFTKNRIVQGYLNSHPERTVRVRIKGDKGYLTIKGKGNESGTTRLEWEKEIPLAEAELLLPLCEQGTIDKIRHEIAVGNHIYEVDVFSGENQGLVIAEIELSSESESFEKPNWLGKEVTGDQRYYNAYLSNHPFKKW, from the coding sequence ATGCAGGAAACAGAACGAAAATTTCTGGTAGTTTCAGATGGTTTTAAAGCAGCGGCTTTTACCAAAAACCGAATTGTACAAGGCTACTTAAACTCACACCCCGAGCGTACGGTACGTGTACGAATTAAAGGCGACAAAGGATATTTAACCATTAAAGGGAAGGGAAACGAATCCGGAACCACCCGTCTGGAATGGGAAAAGGAAATTCCACTGGCGGAAGCCGAACTATTGTTACCGCTCTGCGAACAAGGGACTATCGATAAAATCCGACATGAAATAGCAGTTGGAAATCATATCTATGAGGTCGATGTTTTTTCGGGCGAGAACCAAGGTTTGGTCATTGCGGAAATCGAACTTTCTTCGGAATCGGAATCATTCGAAAAACCAAATTGGCTGGGAAAAGAAGTTACCGGAGACCAACGCTATTACAATGCCTATCTAAGCAATCACCCATTTAAAAAGTGGTAA
- a CDS encoding NAD(P)H-binding protein, protein MKKTAILLGASGLTGSLLLDLLLSDSDFDKIKLFSRKESGHLNPKIEEHIVDVLHLENHAANFTGDVVFCCIGTTKAKTPDENEYKSIDFGIPVTAAQLAKQNNIPAFIVISALGANPKSPVFYNRIKGEMERQVLDLGIPKTHILEPSLIDGDRNEARVGETMGIYLMKVINPLLIGKLKKFRSIPPENIAKTMWHLSKNDYPKNIVSSDVIYNLGQLQ, encoded by the coding sequence ATGAAAAAAACAGCCATACTTTTGGGAGCCTCAGGATTGACAGGCAGTTTGCTTTTAGATTTATTGCTTTCCGATTCGGATTTTGATAAAATAAAATTGTTTTCAAGAAAAGAATCGGGACATTTGAATCCGAAAATTGAAGAACATATTGTCGATGTCCTCCATTTGGAAAACCATGCAGCCAATTTTACAGGTGACGTGGTTTTTTGCTGTATCGGAACCACCAAAGCCAAAACGCCGGATGAAAACGAATACAAATCCATCGACTTCGGAATCCCGGTAACTGCGGCACAATTAGCAAAACAGAACAATATTCCGGCATTCATCGTCATTTCCGCCTTGGGAGCAAACCCAAAAAGTCCTGTCTTTTACAATCGAATCAAAGGAGAAATGGAACGTCAGGTTCTCGATTTGGGAATCCCAAAAACTCACATTCTGGAACCTTCTCTAATCGACGGTGACCGAAATGAAGCACGGGTTGGCGAAACCATGGGGATCTACCTTATGAAAGTCATCAATCCGTTATTAATCGGGAAACTAAAAAAATTCCGAAGCATCCCTCCGGAAAATATCGCCAAAACTATGTGGCATCTGTCTAAAAACGATTATCCAAAAAACATTGTTTCGTCGGATGTCATTTATAATTTGGGACAATTGCAATGA
- the dinB gene encoding DNA polymerase IV: MEPEMLQRKIIHVDMDAFYASVEQMDNPLLKGKPIAVGGSEARGVVSAASYEARKFGVRSAMSGYMARKLCPELIFVRPRFDRYKEISNKIRKIFHDYTDLVEPLSLDEAYLDVTENKKGNPSATLIAQEIRKRIFEEIGLTASAGISVNKFVAKIASDFNKPNGQKTVNPDEVENFMEGLDVKKFYGVGKVTAERMYQLGIFTGADLKSKSIEYLEQHFGNSGRSFYNLARGISYSKVKPNRTLKSVGAERTFNVNLSSEIFMEERLENIANELERRLRKSKIAGKTVTLKIKYSDFTLQTRSKTLPYFISDKSLIFEVAKELLYQEKMKDSVRLLGISLHNLNTEMKKSVVVQLKFDF; the protein is encoded by the coding sequence ATGGAACCAGAGATGCTGCAAAGAAAAATTATCCATGTCGACATGGATGCTTTTTATGCTTCCGTAGAGCAGATGGATAATCCTTTGCTCAAAGGAAAGCCCATTGCAGTAGGCGGAAGCGAGGCCAGAGGAGTGGTTTCAGCTGCTAGTTACGAGGCACGGAAGTTTGGGGTTCGCAGTGCAATGAGCGGTTATATGGCCCGAAAATTATGTCCGGAGCTGATTTTTGTGCGTCCACGCTTCGATCGGTACAAGGAAATTTCAAATAAAATCCGAAAAATATTTCATGACTATACCGATCTGGTGGAGCCGCTTTCGCTGGACGAAGCATATCTGGACGTTACCGAAAACAAAAAGGGAAATCCCAGTGCCACGTTAATTGCACAAGAAATCCGCAAACGTATTTTTGAAGAAATTGGACTGACTGCTTCTGCTGGAATTTCGGTTAATAAATTTGTGGCTAAGATTGCTTCGGATTTCAACAAGCCCAACGGACAGAAAACGGTAAATCCTGATGAAGTGGAAAATTTTATGGAGGGACTGGATGTGAAGAAATTTTACGGGGTGGGGAAAGTAACCGCCGAACGGATGTATCAACTGGGAATATTTACGGGGGCTGACTTAAAAAGCAAATCAATAGAATACTTGGAACAGCATTTTGGTAACAGTGGAAGATCCTTTTATAATTTGGCAAGGGGGATAAGTTACAGCAAGGTTAAACCGAATCGTACTTTAAAGTCGGTCGGGGCTGAACGGACTTTTAACGTGAACCTGTCCTCTGAAATCTTCATGGAAGAACGTTTGGAGAATATCGCCAATGAACTGGAGCGCCGTCTCCGTAAAAGTAAAATAGCTGGAAAAACGGTTACACTCAAGATCAAGTATTCTGACTTTACTTTGCAGACTCGTAGCAAAACCCTGCCGTATTTTATATCGGATAAGAGCCTTATTTTTGAAGTGGCCAAAGAATTGCTGTACCAAGAAAAAATGAAAGATTCCGTTCGCTTGCTCGGCATTTCACTGCATAACCTGAACACTGAAATGAAGAAATCTGTTGTAGTACAGCTTAAGTTCGATTTTTAA
- a CDS encoding Bax inhibitor-1/YccA family protein, which yields MNSNNPFFKNKSFTNTTRYSADNINEPQTIVVDYNDTMTVQGTINKSFVMLLLLIAGAAITWTMTFSGYNPIVLTIGGAIIGFILVLIASFKPQHSGYLAPGYAIFEGLFIGGISAIFETMYPGLVIQAVGATFVTFIVCFGLYKYNVVQVTDRFRSVVVGATLAIASFYILSWLFSLFIDFQPIHHGNSLMSIGISAFVVVVAALNLFLDFDQIEKGAQRSLPKYMEWFGAMGLMITLVWLYVEFLRLLSKISSRD from the coding sequence ATGAATTCAAACAATCCGTTTTTTAAGAACAAATCGTTCACCAATACAACACGTTATTCTGCAGACAATATTAACGAACCTCAAACCATTGTAGTTGATTATAATGACACCATGACGGTTCAGGGTACCATCAACAAAAGTTTTGTGATGTTGCTTTTACTAATTGCGGGCGCTGCAATCACCTGGACAATGACTTTCAGTGGCTACAACCCTATCGTTTTGACTATCGGCGGTGCTATTATCGGTTTCATATTAGTACTTATTGCATCTTTCAAACCGCAACACTCCGGCTATCTGGCACCGGGTTATGCCATTTTTGAAGGACTTTTCATTGGAGGAATTTCAGCTATATTCGAAACAATGTATCCGGGATTGGTTATTCAGGCAGTGGGAGCCACTTTTGTAACCTTTATTGTTTGTTTCGGACTATATAAATACAATGTTGTTCAGGTTACCGACCGTTTTCGTTCCGTTGTAGTGGGAGCAACTTTAGCCATTGCCAGTTTTTACATTCTTTCATGGTTATTTTCCTTATTCATTGACTTCCAGCCGATACACCACGGCAATTCCCTGATGAGCATCGGAATCAGTGCTTTCGTAGTTGTTGTGGCTGCTTTAAACTTATTCCTTGACTTTGATCAGATTGAAAAAGGAGCACAAAGAAGCCTTCCGAAATACATGGAATGGTTTGGCGCCATGGGATTGATGATTACCTTAGTTTGGTTATATGTAGAGTTTTTACGTTTACTTTCCAAGATTTCCAGCAGAGACTAA